One Fundulus heteroclitus isolate FHET01 chromosome 1, MU-UCD_Fhet_4.1, whole genome shotgun sequence genomic window carries:
- the LOC105919256 gene encoding homeodomain-interacting protein kinase 1-like — protein sequence MAESRSPFNVQKDDVLCSKKHKYVVEELLARGGYGQVVQARKMSTDAIVAIKVVRRDQYASGENEVKILKAIREYTGDKSTIVRLLEHFDHENQFCLAFEMLDMSLFDFIKMKYFSPLEVNEIRVIAQQMLVALNALKRMSVMHRDMKCDNIMLVNHTLLPLRVKLIDFGLSIRTYNIMNLKFKQPLSYRSPDVILNFSQNEAIDMWGLGCVLAFLFLGRHLFPARSEYETLSIMVTLLGQPDDLTLSYGFSTNIFFKCVRADFAYAWRLKTAEEYCKDANEQIPSPNAACFNLSSLDDMQNMRPQATDPLEKADLLCFINLLKQMLDMNPSRRITPNKALNHDFITMKHLCGGTDNPYVTASHRMMERCPEPEPQVENTPSGSSQSAEESLHSDTNKADSSAQTPYSDGHQDSAKAPVGKAKIRTATTPNLPAPVQAKERKHAPLTKSAGRHPENRTVGQYQQENHGSFSCRWQKGELQGCEAKGLNCLQTPVCWWFLWY from the exons ATGGCTGAAAGCAGGTCTCCATTTAACGTCCAGAAGGACGACGTTCTGTGCagcaaaaagcacaaatacGTCGTTGAAGAGCTGCTGGCGCGGGGAGGATATGGACAAGTTGTACAGGCCAGAAAAATGAGCACCGACGCCATTGTGGCCATAAAGGTGGTACGGCGAGATCAGTACGCTTCAGGCGAGAATGAGGTGAAAATTCTGAAGGCGATCCGAGAATACACGGGCGACAAATCGACCATCGTGCGTTTATTAGAACATTTTGATCACGAGAACCAGTTCTGCCTGGCTTTTGAGATGCTGGACATGAGTCTGTTTGACTTCATCAAAATGAAGTATTTTTCCCCCCTGGAAGTTAACGAGATCCGAGTTATTGCTCAGCAAATGCTTGTTGCTCTGAATGCCCTTAAAAGAATGAGTGTGATGCACAGAGATATGAAATGTGATAACATCATGCTAGTCAATCACACGCTGCTACCGCTGAGGGTGAAGCTGATAGATTTCGGCCTTTCTATCAGAACCTATAATATAATGAATTTGAAGTTCAAGCAGCCTCTCTCGTACAGATCTCCAGATGTTATCCTGAACTTTTCCCAGAATGAAGCCATAGACATGTGGGGTCTAGGATGTGTTTTAGCTTTTCTCTTCCTTGGTCGCCACCTGTTTCCTGCGCGGTCTGAGTATGAAACCTTAAGCATCATGGTTACACTGCTAGGTCAGCCTGACGACCTTACGCTGAGCTATGGATTCAGCACAAACATCTTTTTCAAGTGTGTCCGGGCAGACTTTGCGTACGCTTGGAGGCTGAAAACAGCCGAGGAGTATTGTAAGGACGCCAATGAACAGATTCCCTCACCTAACGCAGCTTGTTTTAACCTGAGCTCTCTGGATGACATGCAAAACATGCGGCCACAAGCAACGGATCCGCTTGAAAAGGCAGATCTACTATGCTTCATTAACCTTCTCAAGCAGATGCTGGATATGAACCCTTCAAGACGCATCACCCCCAACAAGGCACTGAATCATGACTTTATCACAATGAAGCATCTGTGTGGTGGCACCGACAACCCTTATGTGACTGCGTCACACAGGATGATGGAAAGGTGCCCCGAGCCAGAACCCCAAGTGGAAAACACACCTTCAGGATCCAGTCAGTCCGCTGAGGAAAGCTTACATTCAGATACAAACAAAGCAGATTCTTCTGCACAAACTCCTTATTCAGATGGCCATCAGGACTCGGCAAAGGCCCCTGTGGGAAAAGCAAAGATAAGAACTGCTACGACGCCAAACCTCCCAGCCCCGGTTCAGGCGAAGGAGCGGAAACACGCACCGCTGACCAAGTCCGCCGGT AGGCATCCAGAAAACAGGACCGTCGGCCAGTACCAGCAGGAGAACCACGGTTCCTTCAGCTGCCGTTGGCAAAAAGGAGAGCTCCAGGGCTGTGAAGCCAAAGGCCTCAACTGCCTCCAAACCCCCGTGTGTTGGTGGTTTCTGTGGTACTGA